Proteins encoded within one genomic window of Bradyrhizobium sp. 186:
- a CDS encoding (2Fe-2S)-binding protein: MTQTPIRLTVNGGIYDVTAAPQTPLLYVLRNDLQLNGPKYGCGLGECGTCTVLIDGSAARSCVVPVSGCAGRDIVTLEGLGTRDKPDPVQQAFIDEQAAQCGYCLNGMIMTTKALLAINPQPTEQEAMAALRYNLCRCGTHVEILRAVMRASGQLAEAGN, translated from the coding sequence ATGACGCAGACACCGATCCGCCTCACTGTGAACGGCGGGATCTACGACGTCACCGCGGCGCCGCAGACGCCGCTGCTCTATGTGCTGCGCAACGATCTGCAACTCAACGGCCCAAAATACGGCTGCGGTCTTGGCGAATGCGGCACCTGTACTGTCCTGATCGACGGCAGCGCCGCTCGCTCTTGCGTCGTCCCGGTCAGCGGCTGCGCAGGGCGTGACATCGTGACGCTCGAAGGACTCGGCACGCGCGACAAGCCTGATCCCGTGCAACAAGCCTTCATCGACGAGCAGGCGGCGCAATGCGGCTATTGTCTCAACGGCATGATCATGACCACCAAGGCACTGCTCGCGATCAATCCGCAACCGACCGAGCAGGAGGCGATGGCGGCGCTGCGCTACAATCTCTGCCGCTGCGGCACGCATGTCGAAATCCTCCGCGCGGTGATGCGCGCGTCCGGCCAGCTCGCCGAGGCCGGTAATTGA
- a CDS encoding 6-hydroxynicotinate reductase, with translation MVTETTSAATDKIRCDACPVMCYIKPGAAGACDRYANHDGKLVRVDPHIILERTVSQGGKLVPFSRTEDWDGKIVHEPSTFVTAIGAGTTYPDYKPAPFIVSAEVDGVDMVTVVTEGIFSYCGIKVKIDTDRYLGPETATVRAQGEAVGHVTTSEYGSQMLSLGGVHHLTGGSKKEGRATCDALMDLANCKAVELTVDGGATVVVQAGQPPIVNGVKEERMRVGCGSATIGMFAKQWHGKVDEVVVVDDHITGVLSEHQAGKLLDIADTGIKMKGRRSTPGRYFQVADPGTGWGGTNISDPLAILGPFDAKEAKAGLTMLMVSTTGEHSSYYVLDEGLKPVETEMPADLKFSVKRIQENCEPALCTVLFMAGAGGSLRAGVTDNPVRLTRSVKDALTRVTSGGAPVYVWPGGGITYMVDVTQMPAGAFGYVPTPALVAPIEFTMKLTDYAALGGHMDYVKPLSEVKGGDDVRQLPWQNPIPGRRA, from the coding sequence ATGGTGACTGAAACGACGAGCGCCGCCACCGACAAGATCCGCTGCGATGCCTGTCCGGTGATGTGCTACATCAAGCCGGGCGCGGCGGGTGCCTGCGACCGCTATGCCAACCATGACGGCAAGCTCGTCCGCGTCGATCCGCACATCATCCTCGAACGCACGGTGTCCCAGGGCGGCAAGCTGGTGCCGTTCAGCCGCACGGAAGATTGGGACGGCAAGATCGTCCATGAGCCCTCGACCTTTGTGACCGCGATCGGCGCGGGTACCACCTATCCCGACTACAAGCCGGCGCCGTTCATCGTCTCCGCGGAAGTCGACGGCGTCGACATGGTGACGGTGGTCACCGAGGGCATCTTCTCGTATTGCGGCATCAAGGTGAAGATTGACACCGACCGCTATCTCGGCCCGGAGACCGCGACCGTTCGTGCGCAAGGCGAGGCGGTCGGCCACGTCACGACCAGCGAGTACGGCTCGCAGATGCTGTCGCTCGGCGGCGTGCATCATCTGACCGGCGGCTCCAAGAAGGAGGGCCGCGCCACCTGCGACGCGCTGATGGATCTTGCCAACTGCAAGGCGGTCGAGCTCACCGTCGACGGCGGCGCAACGGTGGTGGTGCAGGCAGGCCAGCCGCCGATCGTCAACGGCGTCAAGGAAGAGCGCATGCGCGTGGGCTGCGGCTCGGCGACGATCGGCATGTTCGCGAAACAATGGCACGGCAAGGTCGATGAGGTAGTCGTGGTCGACGACCATATCACCGGCGTGCTCAGCGAGCATCAGGCCGGCAAGCTGCTCGACATCGCCGACACCGGCATCAAGATGAAGGGCCGGCGCTCGACGCCCGGCCGCTATTTCCAGGTCGCCGATCCCGGCACGGGGTGGGGCGGCACCAACATTTCCGATCCGCTGGCGATCCTCGGGCCGTTCGATGCGAAGGAAGCCAAGGCCGGTCTGACCATGCTGATGGTCTCCACGACCGGCGAGCATTCGTCCTATTATGTACTCGATGAGGGCTTGAAGCCGGTCGAGACGGAGATGCCGGCTGACCTGAAGTTTTCGGTCAAGCGCATCCAGGAGAATTGCGAGCCGGCGCTGTGCACGGTGCTGTTCATGGCCGGTGCCGGCGGCTCGCTGCGGGCGGGCGTCACCGACAATCCGGTGCGGCTGACGCGCTCGGTGAAGGATGCGTTGACTCGTGTCACCAGCGGCGGCGCGCCGGTCTATGTCTGGCCGGGCGGCGGCATCACCTACATGGTCGACGTGACGCAGATGCCGGCCGGCGCGTTCGGCTACGTGCCGACACCCGCGCTGGTCGCGCCGATCGAATTCACGATGAAGCTGACCGACTACGCCGCGCTCGGCGGGCATATGGATTACGTGAAACCGCTCTCCGAGGTGAAGGGCGGCGATGATGTCCGCCAGTTGCCCTGGCAGAACCCGATTCCGGGCCGCCGGGCATGA
- a CDS encoding UPF0280 family protein, whose translation MTRLPQIALLSDGRRLHLQDGPIDLIVEARARAHDVRTAYEAAARRFTGLLDELCAELTELRKSSEPGTCSLNGIVARRMHAAVAPYAADCFITPMAAVAGSVAEEILGAMLKVASLDRAYVNNGGDIALHLGEDEHFSVGLMDRPDRDGVLRTMKVEADDPVRGVATSGRHGRSFSLGIADAVTVFAATASQADAAATVIANAVDLPGHPAIIRRPANELQPDSDLGARLVTRDVGELSRAEIARALESGAECARQLFDRGLIEGAVLQLCGDMLVIGAKDIDRQRSRPPVLENAIHA comes from the coding sequence ATGACAAGGCTCCCGCAAATCGCACTGCTGTCTGATGGCCGGCGGCTGCATTTGCAGGATGGTCCGATTGATCTGATCGTCGAGGCGAGGGCGCGCGCGCATGACGTGCGCACGGCCTATGAGGCTGCCGCACGGCGCTTCACCGGCCTGCTCGATGAGCTCTGCGCGGAGCTGACGGAATTGCGCAAGTCGTCGGAACCCGGGACGTGTTCGCTGAACGGCATTGTCGCACGTCGGATGCATGCCGCCGTCGCGCCCTATGCCGCCGATTGCTTCATCACGCCGATGGCTGCGGTGGCGGGCAGCGTCGCGGAGGAAATTCTGGGCGCAATGCTGAAGGTTGCATCGCTTGATCGGGCTTATGTCAACAATGGCGGCGACATCGCGCTTCATCTAGGCGAGGACGAGCATTTTTCGGTCGGCCTGATGGATCGGCCCGATCGCGATGGCGTGCTGCGGACGATGAAGGTCGAGGCCGATGATCCCGTGCGCGGGGTCGCGACCAGCGGACGCCACGGCCGCAGTTTTTCGCTTGGGATTGCCGACGCTGTGACGGTGTTCGCGGCGACCGCATCACAGGCCGACGCCGCCGCGACGGTCATCGCCAATGCCGTCGATCTGCCCGGGCATCCCGCCATCATCCGGCGGCCAGCCAATGAGCTTCAGCCCGACAGCGATCTCGGCGCGCGCCTCGTCACCCGCGATGTCGGTGAATTGTCGCGGGCCGAAATCGCGAGGGCGCTCGAATCTGGCGCGGAATGTGCACGACAATTGTTCGATCGCGGATTGATCGAGGGTGCCGTTTTGCAGCTTTGTGGTGATATGCTTGTCATCGGAGCAAAAGATATTGATCGGCAACGGTCGCGCCCGCCTGTGTTGGAGAACGCGATTCATGCCTGA
- a CDS encoding amino acid synthesis family protein, translated as MSAIIRKIVTVVEETQIEMGRPVSPPTRRAAAIAVIENPFAGRYVEDLSPLIAIGEELGELLSKRAVAALGIEGSKAQSYGKAAAVGENGELEHAAAILHPKMGAPVRKVLSKGAALIPSSKKRSGPGTTLDIPLGHKDAAFVRSHFDGMEVQINDAPRANEIMVAVAVTDSGRPLARVGGLTVAEIKGEDGLR; from the coding sequence ATGAGCGCGATCATCCGCAAGATCGTCACCGTCGTCGAAGAGACGCAGATCGAGATGGGTAGGCCCGTGTCGCCGCCGACCCGGCGCGCCGCCGCGATCGCCGTGATCGAAAATCCCTTTGCCGGAAGATATGTCGAGGACCTTTCGCCGCTGATCGCGATCGGCGAGGAACTCGGCGAACTCCTGTCGAAGCGCGCGGTGGCCGCGCTCGGCATCGAGGGGTCGAAAGCGCAGAGCTATGGCAAGGCGGCCGCGGTCGGCGAGAATGGCGAGCTGGAGCACGCGGCTGCAATCCTCCATCCCAAGATGGGCGCGCCGGTGCGGAAAGTTCTGAGCAAGGGCGCGGCGCTGATTCCGTCGTCGAAGAAGCGCAGCGGCCCCGGCACGACGCTCGACATTCCGCTCGGACATAAGGATGCGGCCTTCGTGCGCAGTCATTTCGACGGCATGGAAGTGCAGATCAACGACGCGCCGCGTGCCAACGAGATCATGGTGGCGGTCGCCGTCACCGATAGCGGCCGTCCGCTGGCGCGCGTCGGCGGGCTGACGGTTGCGGAGATCAAGGGCGAGGACGGTCTGAGATAG
- a CDS encoding ABC transporter substrate-binding protein, with protein sequence MRARNYFVGAAFALLAGGMTHSALAQDIKIGEINSYSLLPAFTEPYRKGWQLAVEEINAAGGINGKKLVVISKDDGGKPADAQTAANELVSSEGVAMLTGTFLSNIGLAVSDFANQKKVFFLAAEPLTDAVTWSKGNKYTFRLRPSNYMQAAMLVEAASKLPAKRWATIAPNYEYGQSAVAVFKKLMSEKRPDIQWVDEQWPPQGKIDAGPVVQAVAAANPEAILNVTFGADLVKLVREGNTRGLFKGREVVSFLTGEPEYLDPLKEETPEGWIVTGYPWYSIKTPEHDAFLKAYQAKYNDYPRLGSIVGYQTIKSAAAILAKAGSTDPEKLIAAAEGLSMPSPLGEITFRKIDHQSTLGAYVGKTALKDGKGVMVDSAYKKGADYLPSDAEVEKLRPKD encoded by the coding sequence ATGCGAGCAAGAAACTATTTTGTGGGCGCGGCGTTCGCGCTTCTGGCCGGCGGCATGACTCATTCGGCCTTGGCGCAGGACATCAAGATCGGCGAGATCAACAGCTATTCGCTGTTGCCGGCTTTCACCGAGCCGTATCGCAAGGGCTGGCAGCTCGCGGTCGAGGAGATCAACGCGGCCGGCGGCATCAACGGCAAGAAGCTTGTCGTCATCTCCAAGGACGACGGCGGCAAGCCGGCCGACGCACAGACCGCGGCCAACGAACTTGTCTCGAGCGAGGGCGTTGCGATGCTCACAGGCACGTTCCTGTCGAACATCGGTCTCGCAGTCAGCGACTTCGCCAACCAGAAGAAGGTGTTTTTCCTCGCAGCCGAGCCGCTGACGGATGCCGTGACCTGGTCGAAGGGCAACAAGTACACCTTCCGCCTGCGTCCCTCCAACTACATGCAGGCGGCGATGCTGGTGGAAGCCGCGAGCAAGCTGCCGGCCAAGCGCTGGGCGACGATCGCGCCGAACTATGAATACGGCCAGTCCGCGGTCGCGGTGTTCAAAAAGCTGATGTCGGAAAAGCGGCCTGACATCCAATGGGTCGACGAGCAGTGGCCGCCGCAGGGCAAGATCGACGCGGGCCCGGTGGTGCAGGCCGTTGCTGCGGCCAATCCGGAGGCGATCCTCAACGTCACCTTCGGCGCCGACCTTGTGAAGCTCGTGCGCGAAGGCAACACCCGCGGCCTGTTCAAGGGGCGTGAGGTTGTCTCCTTCCTGACCGGCGAGCCCGAATACCTCGATCCCCTCAAGGAAGAGACGCCAGAGGGCTGGATCGTCACCGGCTATCCCTGGTACTCGATCAAGACGCCCGAGCACGATGCGTTCCTGAAGGCCTATCAGGCCAAGTACAACGACTATCCGCGTCTGGGCTCGATCGTCGGCTACCAGACGATCAAGTCGGCGGCGGCAATTCTTGCGAAGGCCGGCTCGACCGATCCGGAGAAGCTGATTGCTGCGGCGGAGGGGCTGTCGATGCCGTCGCCGCTCGGCGAAATCACCTTCCGCAAGATCGACCACCAGTCGACGCTCGGCGCCTATGTCGGCAAGACCGCGCTGAAGGACGGCAAGGGCGTAATGGTGGACTCCGCCTACAAGAAGGGCGCGGATTATTTGCCGAGCGACGCCGAAGTCGAGAAGCTGCGTCCGAAGGATTGA
- a CDS encoding ABC transporter permease, translated as MAFYVVQFLTGLASAASLFLVASGLSIIFGVTRIVNFAHGAFYMIGAYIAFTLTERLSGAFGFWGGIVAAALAVALIGVIVEMVLLRRIYHAPELFQLLATFGLTLMVEDLVVLVWGPDDLVGRRAPGFKGAVDFFGQNIPSYDLFLIVLGPVVLGILWLLFQRTRWGVLVRAATQDRDMVAALGVNQKWLFTSVFAVGVFLAALGGALQIPRDAVHHAMDLRIIVEVFVVVVIGGLGSIIGAFVAAVLVSELNAFGILIFPKISIILVFLVMAAVLIVRPWGLFGRPEAPARKTPGLTVNPWRPLTLNERLAALAALIIAATLPLFAGNYALTVGSEIAIFVIFAVSLHFLMAVGGLASFGHAAYFGLGAYGVAFLAKMAGLPMIFCLLLGPLLGCLGAAVFGFFAVQLSGVYFAMLTLAFAQIVWSIAFQWVSVTGGDNGILGVWPSSWAASPSHFYWLALGVAALVTVALRIAVFSPFGYGLRATRDSALRSEAVGVNVKRMQWTAFVIAGTTAGIGGALFAYLKGSVFPDNLGISLSVDALVMVLLGGVETVSGGVIGAIVYKALNIWLISQTDLSKLVLGGFIVLIVVVFPKGIVGMLEMLAQRRKSTSPPGATLLAKPIESAE; from the coding sequence ATGGCCTTTTATGTCGTACAGTTTCTGACCGGTCTCGCCAGCGCAGCGTCGCTGTTCCTGGTGGCGTCGGGCCTGTCGATCATTTTTGGCGTGACGCGGATCGTGAATTTCGCGCATGGCGCCTTCTACATGATCGGCGCCTATATCGCCTTCACGCTGACGGAGCGCCTTTCGGGCGCGTTCGGCTTCTGGGGCGGCATCGTCGCCGCGGCGCTCGCGGTGGCGCTGATCGGTGTCATCGTGGAGATGGTGCTGCTCCGGCGCATCTATCATGCGCCGGAATTGTTCCAGCTGCTTGCGACCTTCGGCCTGACTTTGATGGTCGAGGATCTCGTGGTGCTGGTCTGGGGACCTGACGATCTCGTCGGCCGCCGCGCGCCGGGTTTCAAGGGCGCTGTCGATTTCTTCGGCCAGAACATCCCGAGCTACGATCTATTCCTGATCGTGCTAGGTCCCGTCGTGCTCGGCATTCTCTGGCTGCTGTTCCAGCGCACGCGCTGGGGCGTGCTGGTGCGGGCGGCGACGCAGGATCGCGACATGGTCGCGGCGCTCGGCGTCAATCAGAAATGGCTGTTCACGAGCGTGTTTGCGGTTGGCGTGTTCCTCGCCGCGCTCGGCGGCGCGCTCCAGATCCCGCGCGATGCAGTCCATCACGCCATGGATTTGCGCATCATCGTCGAGGTTTTCGTCGTCGTCGTGATCGGCGGCCTCGGCAGCATCATCGGCGCCTTCGTTGCGGCGGTGCTCGTCTCCGAGCTCAACGCCTTCGGTATCCTGATCTTTCCGAAGATTTCCATCATCCTCGTCTTCCTCGTGATGGCTGCGGTGCTGATCGTGCGGCCCTGGGGCCTGTTCGGCCGGCCCGAGGCGCCGGCGCGCAAGACGCCGGGTCTCACCGTCAATCCCTGGCGCCCGTTGACCTTGAACGAGCGGCTGGCTGCGCTGGCAGCACTGATCATCGCGGCGACGCTGCCGCTGTTTGCCGGCAACTATGCGCTGACCGTCGGCTCGGAAATCGCGATCTTCGTGATCTTCGCCGTGAGCCTGCATTTCCTGATGGCGGTCGGCGGGCTCGCGTCCTTCGGCCATGCCGCCTATTTCGGGCTCGGCGCCTACGGCGTCGCCTTCCTCGCCAAGATGGCGGGACTGCCGATGATCTTCTGCCTGCTGCTCGGGCCGCTACTCGGTTGCCTCGGCGCCGCCGTGTTCGGCTTCTTCGCGGTGCAGCTCTCTGGGGTCTATTTTGCGATGCTGACGCTCGCGTTCGCGCAGATCGTGTGGTCGATCGCGTTTCAGTGGGTGAGCGTGACCGGCGGCGACAACGGCATTCTGGGTGTCTGGCCTTCGAGCTGGGCGGCGAGCCCGTCGCATTTCTATTGGCTGGCGCTCGGTGTCGCCGCGCTGGTGACGGTCGCGCTGCGCATCGCAGTGTTCTCGCCGTTCGGCTACGGCTTGCGCGCCACCCGTGATTCGGCGTTGCGCAGCGAAGCCGTTGGCGTCAACGTCAAGCGGATGCAGTGGACAGCCTTCGTGATCGCGGGAACGACGGCCGGCATCGGCGGTGCGCTGTTCGCCTACCTCAAGGGCAGCGTCTTCCCCGACAATCTCGGCATTTCGCTCTCGGTCGACGCGCTCGTCATGGTGCTGCTCGGCGGCGTCGAGACGGTGTCGGGCGGGGTGATCGGCGCGATCGTCTACAAGGCGCTCAACATCTGGCTGATCAGCCAGACCGATCTCTCCAAACTGGTGCTCGGCGGCTTCATTGTTCTGATCGTCGTGGTTTTCCCGAAGGGCATCGTCGGCATGCTGGAGATGCTCGCGCAACGGCGCAAGAGCACGTCGCCGCCGGGGGCAACCCTGCTTGCCAAGCCGATCGAGTCCGCCGAATGA
- a CDS encoding ABC transporter ATP-binding protein produces the protein MSVAPPLLAVEGLTKSYGGIHAVRGVSFSLRAGEILALIGPNGAGKSTCFDMLNGQNKPDTGHVRLLGEDTTAKKPREIWRLGVGRTFQITATFATMTVRENVQVALISHGKQLFNLWGSAPNFDRGEAGRLLELVGMGGYADRPCGELAYGDLKRLELAVALANQPKLLLMDEPTAGMAPRERVDLMRLTAQIAREKSIGVLFTEHDMDVVFEHADRIIVLNRGTLIAEGSPSEVRGNPQVQAVYLGEGLVYDSRHREGASA, from the coding sequence ATGAGTGTCGCACCCCCACTTCTCGCGGTCGAAGGCCTGACCAAATCCTACGGCGGCATCCATGCCGTGCGCGGCGTCTCGTTCTCACTGCGCGCCGGTGAAATTCTGGCTCTGATCGGCCCGAACGGTGCGGGCAAGAGCACCTGCTTCGACATGCTCAACGGCCAGAACAAGCCTGACACGGGGCACGTCCGTCTTCTCGGCGAGGACACCACGGCTAAGAAGCCGCGCGAGATTTGGCGGCTCGGGGTCGGGCGCACGTTCCAGATCACGGCGACGTTCGCGACCATGACGGTGCGCGAGAACGTGCAGGTCGCGCTGATCTCGCACGGAAAGCAATTGTTCAATCTCTGGGGCTCGGCCCCGAACTTCGACCGCGGCGAGGCCGGCCGTCTGCTCGAACTCGTCGGCATGGGGGGCTACGCGGATCGCCCGTGTGGCGAGCTCGCCTATGGCGACCTCAAGCGGCTCGAGCTGGCGGTGGCCCTCGCCAACCAGCCGAAGTTGCTGCTGATGGACGAGCCGACCGCCGGCATGGCGCCGCGCGAGCGCGTCGACCTGATGCGTCTGACCGCGCAGATCGCGCGGGAGAAGTCGATCGGCGTGCTCTTCACCGAGCATGACATGGATGTGGTGTTCGAGCATGCCGACCGCATCATCGTGCTTAACCGCGGCACGCTGATTGCCGAGGGCTCGCCGTCGGAGGTGCGTGGCAATCCGCAGGTGCAGGCGGTCTATCTCGGCGAAGGTCTGGTCTACGATTCCCGCCATCGCGAGGGAGCCTCGGCATGA
- a CDS encoding ABC transporter ATP-binding protein codes for MKLTVEGLNSHYGPAHILFDIGFEVGEGEVVALLGRNGAGKSTTFRSIVGLVAQRSGRIMFEGKDVSVRPTHEIVRDGLGYVPEERRIFTDLTVEENLEVGRQPKRPNAPFWTREKLFTLFPNLSEMRNRPGGRMSGGEQQMLTIARTLMGNPSLVLLDEPSEGLSPKIVEQMVDAILTMKKEGVSIVVSEQNLHFARLISDRAYIIERGRICFGGTMVELDARPDIRDAHLSL; via the coding sequence ATGAAGCTCACGGTCGAAGGGCTCAACAGCCATTATGGCCCGGCGCATATCCTGTTCGACATCGGCTTCGAGGTCGGCGAGGGCGAGGTGGTGGCGCTGCTCGGGCGCAACGGCGCCGGCAAGTCGACGACGTTCCGCTCGATCGTCGGCCTCGTGGCGCAGCGCTCCGGCCGCATCATGTTCGAAGGCAAGGACGTATCGGTGCGGCCGACGCATGAGATCGTGCGCGACGGCCTCGGTTATGTGCCGGAGGAGCGCCGCATCTTCACCGATCTGACGGTCGAGGAGAATCTCGAGGTCGGCCGGCAGCCGAAGCGGCCGAACGCGCCGTTCTGGACCCGCGAAAAGCTGTTCACGCTGTTTCCGAACCTGAGCGAGATGCGCAACCGGCCGGGCGGCCGCATGAGCGGCGGCGAGCAGCAGATGCTGACGATCGCGCGCACGCTGATGGGCAATCCGTCGCTGGTGCTGCTGGATGAACCCTCGGAAGGTCTGTCGCCGAAGATCGTGGAGCAGATGGTCGATGCCATCCTGACCATGAAGAAGGAAGGCGTGAGCATCGTCGTCTCCGAGCAGAATCTGCACTTTGCGCGGCTGATATCCGATCGCGCCTACATCATCGAGCGCGGCCGGATCTGCTTCGGCGGCACGATGGTCGAGCTCGATGCGCGCCCGGATATCCGCGATGCGCATCTGTCGTTGTGA
- a CDS encoding MarR family winged helix-turn-helix transcriptional regulator, with the protein MARSVAVKKSVKQAKPSYVLDEQVGFILRQVWQRHSSIFARDIGTNITPTQWAALSKLAETGPCSQNQLGRLTAMDVATIKGVIDRLTARGLTETSQDPDDGRRLLVSLTRAGQQVAEKVAPNALAITRETLAPLDAKERETLMALLNKLR; encoded by the coding sequence ATGGCGAGAAGCGTTGCGGTGAAGAAGAGCGTCAAGCAGGCGAAGCCCTCCTATGTGCTCGACGAGCAGGTCGGCTTTATCCTGCGCCAGGTCTGGCAGCGTCATAGCTCGATCTTCGCCCGCGACATCGGCACCAATATCACGCCGACGCAATGGGCGGCGCTGTCGAAACTCGCCGAGACCGGACCGTGCTCGCAGAACCAGCTCGGGCGTCTGACGGCGATGGACGTCGCGACGATCAAGGGCGTGATCGATCGCTTGACTGCGCGCGGATTGACCGAGACGAGCCAGGATCCCGATGACGGGCGGCGGCTGCTGGTCAGCCTCACGCGCGCCGGCCAGCAGGTCGCGGAAAAAGTCGCGCCGAATGCGCTCGCCATCACCCGTGAGACGCTTGCACCGCTCGATGCCAAGGAGCGCGAGACGCTGATGGCGCTATTGAACAAGTTGCGGTGA
- a CDS encoding class I SAM-dependent methyltransferase has protein sequence MFDKFADRLRRTAFFSAAIDIARRTLPTPVLTWMRSQMVRNLRGTPGEVFGEIYRRNIWGYQETASGGGSTLHNTQRVRASLPDLVGDLKIRTLLDLPCGDFHWLSKIELPVAHYIGGDIVPELVECAAKQFGRPDRTFRRIDLCKDPLPEADLLLCRDCLVHLSEDMIFQAIENILRSDIRYLLTTTYPDGRNRAIRAGDFFTIDLCAPPYNFPPPITVLDDGVPPFDRRQLALWEVESLRKIRWDGMSGRQPVARPGKT, from the coding sequence ATGTTCGATAAATTTGCAGACCGGTTACGTCGGACGGCTTTTTTCTCGGCAGCTATCGACATCGCGCGCCGGACATTGCCGACGCCGGTGCTGACGTGGATGCGCTCGCAAATGGTGCGCAATCTGCGCGGCACGCCCGGCGAAGTGTTCGGCGAAATCTATCGGCGCAACATCTGGGGTTATCAGGAAACTGCTTCCGGCGGCGGATCCACCCTGCACAATACTCAAAGAGTACGAGCAAGCCTGCCCGACCTGGTCGGCGACCTCAAGATCCGCACCCTGCTCGACTTGCCTTGCGGCGATTTTCATTGGCTGTCGAAGATCGAACTTCCGGTGGCGCACTACATCGGGGGTGACATCGTCCCGGAGTTGGTCGAATGCGCGGCTAAACAATTCGGCCGGCCGGATCGCACCTTCCGCCGGATCGACCTCTGCAAAGATCCGCTTCCGGAAGCCGACCTGCTGCTCTGCCGGGACTGCCTCGTTCATCTGTCCGAGGACATGATCTTTCAAGCGATCGAAAACATCCTCCGGTCCGACATCAGATATCTTCTGACCACCACCTATCCGGATGGCCGAAACCGCGCGATTCGCGCGGGCGACTTCTTCACCATCGATCTGTGCGCGCCACCCTACAACTTCCCGCCGCCGATCACGGTGCTCGACGACGGGGTGCCGCCGTTCGACCGGCGGCAGCTGGCGCTATGGGAAGTCGAAAGCCTGCGTAAGATCCGGTGGGACGGCATGTCGGGCCGACAACCGGTGGCTAGGCCGGGAAAGACGTGA
- a CDS encoding amidohydrolase family protein, whose product MAHDAPQATGPSKLVIRNIGLMLSGALEKPILDGDTIVAENGKITAIGRFKDLDTEGATTIVDAQGTTVAPGLIDSHVHPVAGDWTPRQNQTNWIDSYLHGGVTTMISAGEVHMPGRPRDVVGLKAMAIFAQRAFWTLRPGGVKVHAGAPVIECEMVEEDFKELAAAGVKLLGEVGLGGVKDGPTARKMVGWARKYGIQSTIHTGGPSIPGSGLIDKDVVLEADTDVVGHINGGHTALPDDQIRCICEGCKRGLELVHNGNERSALFTLRTAREMGDLHRVILGTDAPAGSGVQPLGILRMVSMLSSLGDLPAEIAFCLATGNTARMRELDCGLIEVGRSADFVLMDKAQHSPGKNILDSVQLGDLPGIGMTIIDGIVRTQRSRNTPPAGKVPEIVAK is encoded by the coding sequence ATGGCGCATGACGCACCCCAGGCCACCGGACCTTCGAAGCTCGTGATCCGCAATATCGGCCTGATGCTGTCGGGCGCGCTGGAAAAGCCGATCCTGGATGGCGACACCATCGTCGCCGAGAACGGCAAGATCACCGCGATCGGCCGCTTCAAGGATCTCGATACGGAAGGCGCGACCACCATCGTCGACGCTCAAGGCACGACCGTTGCACCGGGCCTGATCGACAGCCACGTCCACCCCGTTGCCGGCGACTGGACGCCGCGGCAGAACCAGACCAACTGGATCGACAGCTACCTCCATGGCGGCGTCACCACCATGATCTCGGCCGGCGAAGTGCACATGCCCGGCCGCCCCCGCGACGTCGTCGGCCTGAAGGCCATGGCGATCTTCGCCCAGCGCGCGTTCTGGACGCTGCGTCCGGGCGGCGTGAAGGTTCATGCCGGTGCGCCGGTGATCGAATGCGAGATGGTCGAAGAGGATTTCAAGGAGTTGGCCGCCGCCGGCGTCAAGCTGCTCGGCGAAGTGGGCTTGGGCGGAGTCAAGGACGGCCCCACCGCACGCAAGATGGTCGGGTGGGCGCGCAAATACGGCATCCAGAGCACGATCCACACCGGCGGCCCCTCGATCCCCGGCTCCGGCCTGATCGACAAGGACGTTGTACTTGAGGCCGACACCGACGTGGTCGGCCACATCAATGGCGGCCACACCGCGCTCCCGGACGACCAGATCCGCTGCATCTGCGAGGGCTGCAAGCGCGGCCTCGAGCTCGTTCACAATGGTAACGAGCGCTCCGCCCTGTTCACGCTGCGCACAGCGCGCGAGATGGGCGATTTGCACCGCGTCATCCTCGGCACCGATGCGCCCGCCGGCTCCGGCGTGCAGCCGCTCGGCATCCTGCGCATGGTCTCGATGCTGTCCTCGCTCGGTGACCTGCCGGCCGAGATCGCCTTTTGTCTCGCCACCGGCAACACCGCGCGGATGCGCGAACTCGACTGTGGCCTGATCGAAGTCGGCCGCTCCGCCGACTTCGTCCTGATGGACAAGGCGCAGCATTCGCCCGGCAAGAACATCCTGGACAGCGTGCAGCTCGGCGACCTTCCCGGCATCGGCATGACCATCATCGACGGCATCGTGCGCACCCAGCGCAGCCGCAACACGCCGCCGGCAGGCAAGGTGCCGGAGATCGTGGCGAAGTAG